The window TACTCAATACTATTACTTTTGAAACATCTTTATCAATGGCAGCTTCAACGATATTTTGCGCACCGAGGATATTGGTTTTTACGGCTTCAAATGGATTATATTCACAGGCCGGAACCTGTTTAAGCGCAGCGGCGTGAAATACAATATCTATTTTGTTGAAGGCTCTGCGAAGTCTTTCCTGGTCACGGACATCTCCGATAAAATAACGCAGGCACGGGTATTTTGCCGGGGAAAAAACCTGCTGCATTTCATGTTGCTTGAGCTCATCTCTGCTGAAAATGACAAGTCGCTTGGGGCTGTATCTTTCGAGCAAAGTCTTAACAAGTTTTTGTCCGAAGGAACCTGTTCCACCTGTAATTAATATAGATTTGTCATTAAACATTATTTGCTGCCAGCCTTTGAATATGGCTTTATACTGAAGCCTGTCGAAAAAATAAATTGTGTATTATCGCAAGCATTGTGCCTGCTGGTTTCATCCATTTCCTGCATTGAGAAGGCCACCCTGATAAAAGGTGTCGGCACAGCCTGACGGCATGTAACCATTGCAATGAATGCATGCTCGTCAACTAACGGTGATATTTCAAGGGCTGTTTCCTGCCCTCCGATGACCAGACGGGAATCGGTCATTCCTGATGCATGGGCTGAAGATACCAGAAAAGAGACATTATTACTATGGTCGAAGTCTTTGCCTTTTAAAGAGAATTCTTCTTTACCTCCTCCATTTGAAACTTCATAACGGCTGGATTCGTAATCGAAATTTTGAGTCAGTAAGGTGATGTGCCCAAGTCTGATGTAGCCTTGGGGAACATTTTCAAGCTTAAAACGGTAAAGTATATCTATTTGCTGTTTTTGCTTGTGAATTTTAATTGATTTTTCGAGGCGACCGCTATGGAGATTCATCTCACAGCTGATATCAATTGATTCATTTGTTTCAGAAAAGAGTGGGGCGACGTGGTACAAATCAGTCTCTTTTTCAACTCCAGGGCCTTCCATAATAAGGTGACCTGAAAAGAAATCAGCACCAAGGGCGATGTCTTTGAAATAACCATGTTCAAGTGTTCCGAAAACAGGGACCATATCATGGTCGGAGAAAGCGGCCTCATGTATTGCCAGCCCTTTTGCCGTATTTAGTACAACGGAGGTTTGTTCTGTCTCAAATCTGCAGTGTCTGCTCTTAATTTTGAGAGGCCTGCCTTTAACAACAAACTCCGGTTCACGTACGGAAGCTCCACTATACAATGCTAAGTATTGCAGTCTTCTGCATGCATTGTCGAATCTTTTTTGAGTTATATGTGTGCGGAAGTCACTGGACCAGCAGAAACATAGCTCTTTCCACATTTTTTCAGATGCCGGGGTTGCCGGTATTTTTTCAAGTTTTGTAGAAATAGCTTTGCAAAGTGAATTTATTTGAAAATCATTTCTACCGCTGACAGCCCAGCGTGTGAGATTATATTTACGCTGCTTTTTTACCGGAACAGGTTGTTCTGCAGAGCATAGATTAATCTTATTTCCTGCTAGTGGATTATCAAGGTCGGCTAATACCTCGGAAGGAAGAAAGAAAGTATGCCCGTTATCTCTAAGAGCATTGAAAGCTTCTTTTATAAATTCCCACTCGCTCTGTCCTGAGTAGTTGGATTCAGTCTTGTATCTTCCGGGGCGGTAGTCAAAAATTTCAGCGTCATTTCCATAGACGGGAAGCCAGCCATCGTTGGTTCCAAGGTTTTCAACATAATTAAGGTAGTCAGGCAGTTCCAACTCTCCATGGGCAAAGCGCTGCAGTTTTTGAAAAACCATAGAGCGGCTCCACAGAATAGGTATGGATTCTCCCGATACTCCTAGGGCTCGTTGAGGATAGTGCTGGATATGATCATCCCAGTCCGCAAAACGGGCCGGATTATCATAGTCCATAAAAACACCGCCATATCCGGTTTCCAGATAATGGCTTACAAGACCGGCAGACCACGCCTGTTCATTTACTAAAGCTATTTCAGGACGGCCCCCCAGAATTTTTTCACTGGTCTGCATTCCTATTCTAAAATTGGCCTTATTTACTGCCGCAGGAACAAGGGGGCCAATGATCTGGCCATATCCGCTTCCGATAAATTCGGCTTTGTTCGCTCTTAAAAGTTCTTTAAATTTTACAATCCAGGCAGGAGCAAGGTCTTGGATTATTTCAAGCGTTATTCCAGATGCTTCCACTCCAAGTGGAAAATTATATTTTTCAATAAGGTGTAGTAGCGGCCAGTAGCAGCGATTAATTACTTCTGACCTGTCTTCTTCAGGGATTGAAGAAAACATAAGGTTTAAATGGAAAATTGCATATATTTTCATGCTGCTACTGGGTGGTTATTTTTATAAGACTGACAGCTTTTTCAACATTTCTGACAGCTTCTTCTCCGGTCTCGGCTACACCTATAACTACGCCTGCACGGGCTGGATGGTTTGTTGTGGGGGGAATTATTTCTCCTTTTGCAGTTCTTATTTCCACCATACGGATTCCATCTATCTTGCGTGCTTCTTCAACACCATCAATTTTAATGACCTTACCTTGCGGTGGAAATAGGTATCGTTGAGCGACTCCCTTTTGATATGCAGGAGTTATAGATTCAGGGTCCGGGATATCTCCCATTGCCAGATGAATGGCTGCCTTCACAAAATCTACTCCTGCATTCCACGGGATCAGGTGCGAACAAAAATAACCGCCGGACAGCCTTGCTGCCATTTCAATTACATACGGCTTTCCTTTATGAAGAACCATATCTCCTTTAGCAACACCGTTATCAATACCAAGTGCAATTGCCGCTTCCCCTGAGAGTTTCTTTACAGCATGTTGTGTTTCAGCGTTAAGGAGGGAAGGAAGCTGTCCTCCATTTTCAATAATGTGCGGAGCAAATTTATCGATGAATTCATAATTGCGGTCGGCAAATCCGGGAGTATATGTTTGCCCGTTAATTACAAATCCCTCAGTGCTTATCTGGGGACCGTCAAGATAGCTTTCAACCATCACCCTGCCTGTGGGAGATTCATTGCGGGCATATTTGAAGGCCCATTCCGGAGCCGGCATTTTATCTGATCCAAATATGAGCCTTAAGACTCCCCGTGCTCCGCGGCTGTCTACAGGCTTGATTACGATTGTTTCACGTCGTGTTTCAATGATGCTTTGCAACTCTTCTGTACTGAAGATTTCTTTATACCACGGTATGGCAATACCTTCTTCTTTAAACCGGTCTTTCATTGCAAGCTTATCTGTGGCAAGAGCAGCGGTTTCCATACTTACTGATTTCAGGCCAAAATGTCTGGCTACGGCTGCTACAGTATGCGGGGCATCAACCGCTGCACACATCACTCCATCAGGTTTATTTCCTGATAAAGCCCAGTTGTCTAACGCCGTAACAGCTTTTTCAGGAGTATAAACACAGCCTATAACCTTTTCCTGAGCGTGGGCAAATCCGGGAGCCTGCGGATTAAGGTCCATAGCTACTACATGGATGCCCATCTCCACAGCTTTTTGGATGGCAGGAATCGTTTCGACCCCTGCCCCGATCATAATCAATTTTTCCTTCATTATGAGTTTTCTGGTTTGCGGCAGACTATAAAGGTATTTTGTCCTCTGGGGTCGTCTTCAAACACAACGCGGCCCTGTTTTATTCCGGTGATTTTCACAATTTCAAAGTGTTCTGAGCAGAGGTTAGTAATTTCTTCAAGTGAAAATTCATGCAGATGTTGTGAATTGACAGGGATATGTCCAAGGCTGTTTTGAGGAGTACTCAAGATAAGCAGACCACCCGGTTTAATGACTCTGAAAAGTTCCTTAAAGAATGGATCTGTATCAACATGTTCAATTGTTTCGAAGCTGGTTGCAACGTCAAATGATGCATCAGGGAAATTAAGGTTATGCACATCTGCAGTTTGAAAAGTTATATTGTCGTAATATGTTCCTGCCGAAGCATTTCTGACAGTTTGAATGTCGAGGTCGGCTGCGATTACTCTTGATGCCTTTTCTGCAATAATCCGTGCCCCGTACCCCGGACCGCAGGCACAATCGAGCACCCTATAGTCAGGTTTAATATAAGCCATAGCCAGTTCGTAGTGGAATGTAAGCTGGTCTCCTGCTTTGAATCCTTTGCTTTCACCTACCTGCATTCTACCTGCGAGGTATACGCCTTTAGCTATTTCTCTGCATCTGCTTAGCCATTCATCTGCAATGGGGGGATGATCTGTATAGTGAACACATTTAAATTTATCACTGTTTTTGATCATATAAAATTTAGGATGAACTTTATAAATACCTGCATTTACATGGTCTTCCAGCATTTCACATGCTTGTTTAAGAGCAGAAACACGATATATATCGGAGGTCAGCTGGCAGGGAAAACCATCGGGCATTTTTACGCAGTCCAGATTCTCATTCACTGCTATTTTAAGCATCTGATTTGCATGTTCCGGCAGCCATGCAAAGTGAAGTCCGTCAATTCTTATGATGTAATCTTCATCAGGGGTACCGTTTAATGAAGCAACCATTCGTTCAAGCGGACTGTCATCATAGCCGTAGAATACACTTACCTTCTTGTCTGGAAACATCTGCGGAATGTCATCAAGTCTTCCACCCTGATCAAATTCAGGGGCGATGATGCGTACATCTGCATCAGGAAATTCTTTAAAAGCATTGTCAATTGTCATGGCAACAACAGGACGACCATCAATTTCATTCATACACCAGTCAGGAGCGCCGCTCCATGCACGGGAAGCAGCTTGAACAAGAATCACGGGGGAGGTAGATTGAGATGTTGTCATGCGATAATAATTCCTTAATATGTTTGCGTAAAAAATGTATGCTGTCGGGCATCACAGATTTATGGTTAAGATATGAAGGTTTGAACTTTCTGCAAAGCCGGAGGATAAATTCCTGTTGTGCTGAAGCTCATGTTTGCCGTTGCTTTTAATTTGCTCCTTATTTGCGTTTGAGGACACGTTTTACGGCCTTGACAATATCGCTTGGTGTAAGGCCATATTCTATGGCGAGATCTTCCGGTTCACCGGATGCTCCGAAAATATCGTTCACAGCTACTCGTTCAACCGGAACAGGATGATTTTCACATACTATTTCCATGACAGCGCTTCCAAGACCGCCGTATTTAGTGTGATCCTCGCAAGTTACGATTGCTCCAGTCTCTTTAGCCGCACTAACTACAGCATTTTCATCCATGGGTTTAATCCATGACATGTTAAGCACACGGCAGAAGATTCCTTCTCCGGCAAGCAGCTTTGCAGCTTTGAGGGCTCTATGGACCATAACTCCTACAGCCATTATGGTTGCATCCGTTCCTTCATGTAAAATATTGGCTTTGCCATGCTCGAAAATTGTATTTTCATCAAAGACATTCGGCAGGGGACTACGTCCGGTACGCAGATAAAGCGGTCCCGGGTTATCAAGAATATAAGGCATTACCGCTTTAAGCTCGATGGGATCAGCTGGAGAAATAACACTCATGCGAGGAATAGAGCGGAAGACAGCGATGTCTTCTATTGCCTGATGAGTAGCCCCGTCAGGTCCTACATCCAGTCCCAGATGGCTGGCGGCAATCTTCACATTAAATTCAGGGTAGGCAATGGAGTTTCGGGCCTGTTCAATCGCCCGGATGGCAAAAATAGAGTAACAGGTCGCAATCGCGGTAACTCCGGATTCTGCTATCCCTGCAGCAACGGAAAGCATATTCTGTTCAGCAATACCGCATTGAATGAAACGGTCCGGATAGGCATCGCGAAAATGATAGGTTCCGGTTCCGACGGAGACATCTGCATCAAGAACAACAAAGTCGTCGCGCTGTTCAGCAAGTTCAGCCAGCACCTTACCAAATGCATCTCTCATATTTTCCATTAGATAAGCTCCTCGCATCCGCATTCACGCATAGCACATTCACGCTCTTTTCCGGTCGGAGCCATACTGCCATGCCATTTAGGAACATTTTCCATAAACGAAATTCCTTTGCCTTTAATAGTATGGGCTATAATGACTGTTGGCTTACCTGCCATGGCACGGGCTCTGGTAAATGCATTTTCTATTTCACGGAAATGGTGTCCGTCAATTTCAATTACATGCCAGCCGAAGGCCTTGAATTTGTCAATCAAGGGCTCAAGGGCTGTTATTCTGGTGTTCAGGTTATCACTTTGCAGCTTGTTGTAATCCACAATGGCTACAATGTTGTCCAGATTATAATGAGCTCCGAACATACATCCTTCCCATATTTGTCCTTCATTCAGCTCACCGTCTCCCAGCAGAGTATAGGTACGACAGCTGCGTCCAGCTCTTTTGGCTCCAAGAGCGCACCCTAAAGCAAAGGAGAGTCCCTGTCCCAGTGATCCTGAGTTAAACTCGATTCCCGGCGTTTTCAGCCGGTCAGGATAGGCTTGCAGCATTCCACCAACCTGACGCAGATTTTTGAATTCCTCTTTGGAGAAAAAACCTTTTTCAGCAAGCGCAGCATAAAGTGTCAGGGAGGAATGCCCCTTGGATAAAATAAATCTGTCCCGGCATGGATCATCTTTATTTTCCACGCAGAAATTCATTTCATTATTGAAAAGCCAGCTGATAATTTCCACGCAGGAAAGTGAGCCTCCCGGATGACCAGTCCCTGCATAACAATTCATTGTAATGATGGATTTGCGCAGCTTAGCAGCAAACTTTTTAAGCTCATCATATCGGGACATTTTATTTTTCTCTCCTGTGTCTGGAATTATCTGTTAACTAAAAATACAGTCCGCCGTTAACACTTATAGTCTGGGCGGTAATGTAAGATGATTCGTCAGATGCTAGATACACAACAGCATCGGCTACTTCGTCAGCATAACCAAGTCTTTTTAAGATGATGTTTTCAGTTGCTTTTTGTACTGCCGGGTTTTCAAGACTTGCATCAGCCATGTCAGATGTAATCATACCTGCGGCAATCGTGTTGCAGCGAATGTTCCACTGAGCTCCGAATCTGGCAATAACCTGACCGAGAGAAATAAGCCCGGCTTTGCTGGCAGCATAGTGGGCTGTTCTGGGGCCGCCATACTGACCGCTTACTGAACCTATATTAATCACGCTGGCATTGCTGTTTCTTTTGAGCAGATTAAGGCATTTCTGGGTACATAAAAAAGGACCCTTGAGATTTACCCCTAAAATTTTGTCCCACTCTTCGGAGGTGATCATATCAAAATCATTGGGATTATTAATTCCTGCATTATTAACCAGTATATTAAGTTTTCCCTCTTTTGACGTGATATCTGCCACAGCAAGATCAATTGAGGATTCGTCACTGACATCCAGTTGTAATGAGCGTGCTTTGCCGCCTTTTTCTGTTATGTTTTCGACGTTTTCATCTGCACTGGAAACATCTGAAGACCATGTAAGAATAACTTCAGCGCCGTTCTCTGCAAGTTTGCGGCTTATTGCTTTACCTATTCCTCTGCCGCCTCCGGTTACCAGTGCTGTTTTTCCTGCAAGTCTTTTCATATAAAACCTATTTATTTTTCTGTGCCACAACCAGAACAGTTCGTCCCATTCCGGCTTCAGCAAAACATTCATACAGTTTATCGAGAAATTTACGGTTCCCTGATTTTGTAAGGTTCAGTTCCAGTTCTTTGCGCATGGCATGGCATTCACGTCCCAGATCAGGGTTGTCGATATAGTTGCGGCCCATGAGCAGAAATAATTCCATTGGAAATGAAACTTCAGAATGAATTGAAGTATATCCATATTGTTCAAGAAGTTTTTCGAGGGAATTTTTATCAAAATAATTAATATGGTGCGGAGGAGATACCCACCATGGCCGGAAGTTCATATCTTCTGTCAGAATTTTTTGTACTGGAGTATATTCATTGGGAACCCCGATGGCAATCAAACCTCCGGGAATTAGAACCTGTTTGCAAAGATCAAGCATACATGTCGGGTCCGGTAAGTGTTCCAGAACATCCCCCAGATGGACAACATCGAATTTGCCAAGTGAAGCTGCACATTCGCTATCAAATGTAGAACAACTTACATCAACTCCCTGAGAGCAGGAATATTCAGCAGCCTTATATGAAGGTTCAACTCCCTTTACTGTCCAGCCCCGTTTTTGGGCTGTTTGCAGCAGAAAGCCGTTTCCTGAACCTATATCAAGAAATTTTCCAGCTTTTCCAAGCATACGTTCAATAGTCTCAAGGCGTGCTTCATTCGTTGCATCAAGCCATGACTGATCTTCAAGCTGGTGTTGAAGCATGAGGGGTTTAACCCTTACGTGGTAGTCATGCTTATATATTTCGCGGAGTTCATCTTCGTTTGGAATGGGGATTATATGCTTGAAGCCGCAGCTTTCACAGTCGATAACATCAAATCCTTCGGCCGAATGCAGGACCATGCCACTATGATCATTCCAGCACTTTCTGTCATTCACTGTTTCTGCTCCACCCGTTTTATGATTATACGTGCGATATTTGATGCGCCATTTTCGACATTAAGCTGTGCAGCTTTTGCCGACATGTGCTTGCGCAGTTGGGTATCAGAAATGAGTTTCTGCATGTTTCCCAATAAAGATTGTTCACTGATAAGGTCATATCTTCCTAGTGAAACGGCTGCTCCTGATTGATGCAAAGCAGATGCCGAGCGCGCATGGTCATCAGTTAGGCATAAAAGAAGCTGAGGAACTCTGCATGCTGCAAGTTCATAAGCTGTCATACCAAACGATGCTACGGCAAGGTCTGTTTCATTCATCAGTTCTGCCATGTTGCTTACGTTACTGACTATTTCAATCTTATTTCTCTGCACTACCGTCATATACTTAATCTTGTCCAGACTATTGAACATGGGACCTGCAATAATTTTAGCTGTCCACTTTTCATGAATTTTATGCAGTGCTTGGAGTACTGTCACAGTGAGGTTTGCAGGGTCGCTTCCCCCCATGCTGATGAGTATGCTTGGAGAATTTTTAATAGTGGCTACTTTATGGGGATTTGAAAATTCTTTGCGCAATGGAATGCAGTCCCAGCTTTGAAAAAGTTCTCCTTCGAAATCTGTCCAGTCAAGCTCCATTACCTGCGGAACCGGAGGATAAAACACCAGATCACATTTGATTCGGTTTGTTGTTGGGTCATCTATACTGCAAAGTAAAACGTTTTTTCTTTTTGCATCATCGAAAAAAATATTATCAAGTGGAATAAGCAAATCAAGAATGGCTACATCCCCAATTGAGAACTTCCAATCGTTGTAATCTGTTACGGAGCTTACAACAAATCCTGCCTCGATAATTTTATTGCGTGCAGGGCTGCTGCCTCGGAATACAAAGCGGCTTTCTCTTTGGTATTTCCGGCGAATAACATCGGCAAGAGCGATGCAACGGCCTACATGTCCTAATCCTCGTTCAGCCGAGCCTTCGCAAAAGAATAGAAACTGGGGTTTTCTGTTCATTCTTTTAGAAATGCCTGATACATTTTTTCAGCAATAAACCAGTCTTCTTCTGTATCAATATCAACAACCATATGTCTGGGCATGAAGTAAGGCATGTTCAGCTCCTGTTTGCGGTCCGCGGGAATATCTGTAAGTTCATGCCAGTAAAACTGGGCCGCATCATGAAAAAAAATCGGTAGGTCCTGTGATCTGCTTGCGGCATATTCAGGGAAAGCATATTCAACGCCGCCCTGATCATTTTTCTTTAAACTCCGTAAAATAGGAAAAGGAAATTCAGCCACTCCCAGCACGCAGTTTGCTTTGTGTTTCCGCATCAGCTTATAGCCACCGCTTATATTTTCTGAGGTAATGAATGGATTTGCATAGAACTGGCAGTATCTTTCAACATGCCCCCAGTTTGTTGTAACCCATTCCAGAGCGTGTTCCACCACCGGAGCAGTTGCGACAAAATCGCCTGAAAGTTCGTGGGGACGCATAAACGGAATTTCTGCCCCGAAATACTGTGCAATTTTAGCGTATTCATCGCTGTCTGTACTGACAATGATATGATCAAAGAAGCCGCTCTCACGGGCGGCTTCAATGGCATAGGCAATTAAGGGTTTACCTAGGAAATGGCGAATATTTTTTCCGGGGATGCGTTTACTGCCTCCCCGGGCTGGAATTATTGCGATTTGCATGAACAGTTATCCGTTTGTTACTGGTCGGGTTTAAGGAATTTTTTCTGGGCGGAAATCCAGTCTTCTTCGAAGTCGACCTCAATGCATGCATGGTCGGAAATATCAACAGGTTTGACCTTTGCTCCATCCTGAATGATGAATTCCAGACCTTTTTCAAAATAGTCTTGATCTTCACAGCGGCGAAGTGCTTCAGTATATGCCGGCAGGTCTGCTTTGCGAATCAGGTTTATGCCGACAGCTTCGCCTTCAGCTTCAATTACTTCTTTGGAAATTTCAGTTATGAAACCATCTTTATTGAGGCTGTATTTAACCTCTTCTTCCCCACATGATTTGCGGTCTACGCATACTAAATTGTGCTCTTTAACGGCAAGAAAATTTTTAAGTACCGGCTTTTCAAAAACAACGTCACCATTAAGCCAGAGAATATCATCATCAAGTTGTTCCACAGCCTGAAGCAGACTTTTAGATGTATTGGTAATGTAATAGTCCGGGTTGTATTTATAAAAGACATCAGGAAACTGCTCCATGATCAGGGTCATTTTGAAACCGACAACGATGAAGATTTCCTTAACTCCCAATTCACGCATGATACGTATTTGTCTTCCGAGAATTGTTTCTCCATAAGGAAGTACGGACAGGGATTTGGGAAAGGGGCGGCTGAGCCTGCTGCCGATACCTGCTGCTAGGATAATTGCTTTCATTGTGAGTCCCCCGTTCAGTTAAAGGTAGTTGGAAATAATGTGTTCACCCAGCCTGTGAGCTGACTTGCCGTCAGGATTGCTGAATGAAAGTTCTCTTAACCTTTTACGCTCTTTAGCATATTCATCTATATTATTTATCACGATATCTTCAAAAGCGGTATAGAGATCATCTTCTTTCATGACTTTTTTACCGGGAGTCATGGAATCAAAGTCGTAAAGCAGCTCCCTGTTCTTGGTGGTATAGTCTTCAAAGTCGTAGGCATAGAAAATTATAGGCCGATCAAGAAGAAGGTAATCAAAATAAATAGATGAATAATCAGTAAGGAGCACATCACAAAGGCTGAGCAGTGGATATGCATCACTTTTTGAGTTCATCATCCTGATGCCCGGGGGCAAAGCTACCTTACTAACCGTCAGGCAGGGGTGAAATTTACAGATGAACATAATGTCGTTTTGCTGGCAAAACTCTGACAGACGTATAATATTGATTGCGCCGTCTTCAAAAGGGCCGCCTCCGATGTCACGGAATGTAGGCATAAAAAAAACTACCTTACCACCCATTTTGCGGAATTTAACCATGTCACCGTATAGATCACGATCGACATTTATCATGTCATATTTTGATGGTCGACGCATTATGACATCGTTGCGCGGGTAACCTGATTCAATGAAATTTTTGGCTTTGAATGCCTTACCGAATGCATTCTCTGTAAAATAAGGAGAAGTAGAAACCACTTCATCGTAACCAGAGTAGGCAAAAGATAATTTAGTGGCTTTCTCAGGATTCATATTTACCGAGGAATTGATTTCAGGAAATCCGATAGCCTTGAGGGGAATACCGTGCCAGATCTGAATAGATACAGCCTCAGAGAGCAAAGCCCAAAGAGACGGCTGTTCTTTCCAGATAAAATCATCACTGATAACCAGCCCGGCTCTGGCCATTATAGCGGCTGCATTCGGATCGCTGACCCACATGGCGGGAAGCCCTTGTTCCTTAAGAATGTTGGCATCTTTTTTCGTGAAGGTCATAAAACAGCATTGCAACTGCGGTTGATGCTGTACACAGTGCAGAAAAAAATATTTAACATTATCGATAAAATAGATGCCTGATCTGCCGAAAAAAACAGCCAGATTCTTTTGCTTAGGCACAGATGCAGCTACTTTATGCAGTTTTTGCAGTTCACTTTGATCCATAACTTTTCAATCTTCCACTGGAAACAGGTTATCTGGGATAGTATAAAATGAGTGTTTTTCTGACACCTATGAATACTTTATTCAAATTGAATGCCAAAAACAATGGAAAGATTGAACAAATTTAATATTATTGATGTGTTTGTGTTTTTAAATCGGAATTTTTTTATTCGGAGGTTAAGGGAGCTGCTTACTTTGAAAATATCAGGTCGAAGAGGCCTTAAAATAATTTTAGTCTGATCATTATCTTTTTCTGCGGAATAAGTTTTTTACTGCGTTCAGTTTCTTTTTTGCTTTTTCTGTAGGAGTTTCTGGTTCTGGTGGTGTTTCTTCTTTTGCTGTGTTTTTGAATTTTGCAAATCTTGCCACTTTGCCAACCTGTTCTGCGGAAAAACGGGCAGCTCTACCCGTTGCTTCAAATGCTTTGTCGCTGGAATCCATTACCTTGCGTGCTGCGCTGGCCGCCTTTTCTCCTGCTGATCTGGTAATAGTTTTAATGTAGGCTGTTGTGATCATCTTTGTTGACCCCATGGCTATGGAGAGCAGCATTCCAGCTGCTTCTTTCAGCACTGTACGTCTGTACCCGGGTGATTTTTTATCTGCATGAAAATTGAAATGGCCTCTGGTAATTATGCCGACACGCAGGGCTAGAAACGCATTGGTTGATCCATCTAGTATGGACGCTGTAACAATGGCTGTGAGTCCGCCTGCACCAGGTA of the Maridesulfovibrio zosterae DSM 11974 genome contains:
- a CDS encoding glycoside hydrolase, whose translation is MKIYAIFHLNLMFSSIPEEDRSEVINRCYWPLLHLIEKYNFPLGVEASGITLEIIQDLAPAWIVKFKELLRANKAEFIGSGYGQIIGPLVPAAVNKANFRIGMQTSEKILGGRPEIALVNEQAWSAGLVSHYLETGYGGVFMDYDNPARFADWDDHIQHYPQRALGVSGESIPILWSRSMVFQKLQRFAHGELELPDYLNYVENLGTNDGWLPVYGNDAEIFDYRPGRYKTESNYSGQSEWEFIKEAFNALRDNGHTFFLPSEVLADLDNPLAGNKINLCSAEQPVPVKKQRKYNLTRWAVSGRNDFQINSLCKAISTKLEKIPATPASEKMWKELCFCWSSDFRTHITQKRFDNACRRLQYLALYSGASVREPEFVVKGRPLKIKSRHCRFETEQTSVVLNTAKGLAIHEAAFSDHDMVPVFGTLEHGYFKDIALGADFFSGHLIMEGPGVEKETDLYHVAPLFSETNESIDISCEMNLHSGRLEKSIKIHKQKQQIDILYRFKLENVPQGYIRLGHITLLTQNFDYESSRYEVSNGGGKEEFSLKGKDFDHSNNVSFLVSSAHASGMTDSRLVIGGQETALEISPLVDEHAFIAMVTCRQAVPTPFIRVAFSMQEMDETSRHNACDNTQFIFSTGFSIKPYSKAGSK
- a CDS encoding ATP-grasp domain-containing protein — its product is MKEKLIMIGAGVETIPAIQKAVEMGIHVVAMDLNPQAPGFAHAQEKVIGCVYTPEKAVTALDNWALSGNKPDGVMCAAVDAPHTVAAVARHFGLKSVSMETAALATDKLAMKDRFKEEGIAIPWYKEIFSTEELQSIIETRRETIVIKPVDSRGARGVLRLIFGSDKMPAPEWAFKYARNESPTGRVMVESYLDGPQISTEGFVINGQTYTPGFADRNYEFIDKFAPHIIENGGQLPSLLNAETQHAVKKLSGEAAIALGIDNGVAKGDMVLHKGKPYVIEMAARLSGGYFCSHLIPWNAGVDFVKAAIHLAMGDIPDPESITPAYQKGVAQRYLFPPQGKVIKIDGVEEARKIDGIRMVEIRTAKGEIIPPTTNHPARAGVVIGVAETGEEAVRNVEKAVSLIKITTQ
- a CDS encoding methyltransferase domain-containing protein, with product MTTSQSTSPVILVQAASRAWSGAPDWCMNEIDGRPVVAMTIDNAFKEFPDADVRIIAPEFDQGGRLDDIPQMFPDKKVSVFYGYDDSPLERMVASLNGTPDEDYIIRIDGLHFAWLPEHANQMLKIAVNENLDCVKMPDGFPCQLTSDIYRVSALKQACEMLEDHVNAGIYKVHPKFYMIKNSDKFKCVHYTDHPPIADEWLSRCREIAKGVYLAGRMQVGESKGFKAGDQLTFHYELAMAYIKPDYRVLDCACGPGYGARIIAEKASRVIAADLDIQTVRNASAGTYYDNITFQTADVHNLNFPDASFDVATSFETIEHVDTDPFFKELFRVIKPGGLLILSTPQNSLGHIPVNSQHLHEFSLEEITNLCSEHFEIVKITGIKQGRVVFEDDPRGQNTFIVCRKPENS
- a CDS encoding transketolase family protein — its product is MENMRDAFGKVLAELAEQRDDFVVLDADVSVGTGTYHFRDAYPDRFIQCGIAEQNMLSVAAGIAESGVTAIATCYSIFAIRAIEQARNSIAYPEFNVKIAASHLGLDVGPDGATHQAIEDIAVFRSIPRMSVISPADPIELKAVMPYILDNPGPLYLRTGRSPLPNVFDENTIFEHGKANILHEGTDATIMAVGVMVHRALKAAKLLAGEGIFCRVLNMSWIKPMDENAVVSAAKETGAIVTCEDHTKYGGLGSAVMEIVCENHPVPVERVAVNDIFGASGEPEDLAIEYGLTPSDIVKAVKRVLKRK
- a CDS encoding transketolase, with protein sequence MSRYDELKKFAAKLRKSIITMNCYAGTGHPGGSLSCVEIISWLFNNEMNFCVENKDDPCRDRFILSKGHSSLTLYAALAEKGFFSKEEFKNLRQVGGMLQAYPDRLKTPGIEFNSGSLGQGLSFALGCALGAKRAGRSCRTYTLLGDGELNEGQIWEGCMFGAHYNLDNIVAIVDYNKLQSDNLNTRITALEPLIDKFKAFGWHVIEIDGHHFREIENAFTRARAMAGKPTVIIAHTIKGKGISFMENVPKWHGSMAPTGKERECAMRECGCEELI
- a CDS encoding SDR family NAD(P)-dependent oxidoreductase — encoded protein: MKRLAGKTALVTGGGRGIGKAISRKLAENGAEVILTWSSDVSSADENVENITEKGGKARSLQLDVSDESSIDLAVADITSKEGKLNILVNNAGINNPNDFDMITSEEWDKILGVNLKGPFLCTQKCLNLLKRNSNASVINIGSVSGQYGGPRTAHYAASKAGLISLGQVIARFGAQWNIRCNTIAAGMITSDMADASLENPAVQKATENIILKRLGYADEVADAVVYLASDESSYITAQTISVNGGLYF
- a CDS encoding class I SAM-dependent methyltransferase, producing MNDRKCWNDHSGMVLHSAEGFDVIDCESCGFKHIIPIPNEDELREIYKHDYHVRVKPLMLQHQLEDQSWLDATNEARLETIERMLGKAGKFLDIGSGNGFLLQTAQKRGWTVKGVEPSYKAAEYSCSQGVDVSCSTFDSECAASLGKFDVVHLGDVLEHLPDPTCMLDLCKQVLIPGGLIAIGVPNEYTPVQKILTEDMNFRPWWVSPPHHINYFDKNSLEKLLEQYGYTSIHSEVSFPMELFLLMGRNYIDNPDLGRECHAMRKELELNLTKSGNRKFLDKLYECFAEAGMGRTVLVVAQKNK